The following DNA comes from Pongo pygmaeus isolate AG05252 chromosome 9, NHGRI_mPonPyg2-v2.0_pri, whole genome shotgun sequence.
ccgggcgtggtggtgggcgcctgtagtcccagctactcgggaggccgaggcaggagaatggtgtgaacccgggaggcggagtttgcagtgagcagagattgcgccactgcactccaacctagggaacaaagcaagactccatctcaagaaaaaaaaaaaaacaacttcaatCCAGCAATTCTTCAACTACATCACAACTCCAGGCCCTGTCCTCACACCCATCATTCTCTGTTATGTCCCTCATTATCCAGTTTAGACTCAGGGGGAAATCAAGAGAACCTCTCCTTTGTGAAACCCTTAACTGCCTTGTCCCTCTTCCCTAGAAAACCCAATCCTCAATCCCATCATCCACTGCTTCAGAGCATTAATCCCACCATCCCCCTCCTCAGCTCATGAATCCCACCATCCCTCTCCTATCATGAATCCCACCATCCTCCTCCCCAGCTCATGAATCCCACCATCCCCCTCCTATCATGAATCCCACCATCCCCCTCCTCAGCTCATGAATCCCACCATCCCCCTCCTCAGCTCATGAATCCCACCATCCCCCTCCTCAGCTCATGAATCCCACCATCCACGCTGCCTGGGAGGCCTGCTCTTCTCCCGTGGTGTATCTGCCCTCCACTCTCCAGAACAGCATCTCCCGTCTCTTCGCACCGCCACCCCCTGCCACCTCTTCACTGGAAAACACCGGAACAATCGGATATGGGCTGCCTTGACTTCCCCTAAACAAGGTCACCCACAGCTGCTGTGccctccccaccttccctcccGAAATAAATGACGATACGAGCTGGCTTCACTCAAGCCCACCCTCCACTTGTACTCTAGGCCCCACCACCGCCTGCcaaaatctttttcttcttccgtCATAAATTTGTCTCTCCCACATACTCTAGAATCTCCATTAGTCAGAAAAGGCTCCTTTGCGGGTGGGAAACTTGATTGGATGCTGcttacaacaaaaaattaaaaagacattttggggGATAACTGCAGAATCTGGGCATGTGAGCTGCTGTTTTACAGCATTTATGGGCTTGTTAGGGCAGTGTGGCTATGCGGGAGAAGGCCCTGATTTCGCCAGATGCCTGCTGAAGTCGTTAAGGATGCAGTGTCATGATATCTGCAACTCGCAGtggtcagaaaaaaagaagagaaagaaaagaactataACAACGTTCATAATTACTGACTCTAGAGAACGAAGGTGTTCACTGTGATGGGCTTTCCACTCTAGAGGACGAAGGTGCTCACTGTGATGGGCTTTCCACTCTAGAGGACGAAGGTGCTCACTGTGATGGGCTTTCCACTCTAGAGGACGAAGGTGCTCACTGTGATGGGCTTTCCACTCTAGAGGACGAAGGTGCTCACTGTGATGGGCTTTCCACTCTAGAGGACGAAGGTGCTCACTGTGATGGGCTTTCCACTCTAGAGGACGAAGGTGCTCACTGTGATGGGCTTTCCACTCTAGAGGACGAAGGTGCTCACTGTGATGGGCTTTCCACTCTAGAGGACGAAGGTGCTCACTGTGATGGGCTTTCCACTCTAGAGGACGAAGGTGCTCACTGTGATGGGCTTTCCACTCTAGAGGACGAAGGTGCTCACTGTGATGGGCTTTCCACTCTAGAGGACGAAGGTGTTCACTGTGATGGGCTTTCCACTCTAGAGGACGAAGGTGTTCACTGTGATGGGCTTTCCACTCTAGAGGACGAAGGTGTTCACTGTGATGGGCTTTCCACTCTAGAGGACGAAGGTGTTCACTGTGATGGGCTTTCCACTCTAGAGGACGAAGGTGCTCACTGTGATGGGCTTTCCACTCTAGAGGACGAAGGTGCTCACTGTGATGGGCTTTCCACTCTAGAGGACGAAGGTGCTCACTGTGATGGGCTTTCCACTCTAGAGGACGAAGGTGTTCACTGTGATGGGCTTTCCACTCTAGAGGACGAAGGTGCTCACTGTGATGGGCTTTCCACTCTAGAGGACGAAGGTGCTCACTGTGATGGGCTTTCCACTCTAGAGGACGAAGGTGCTCACTGTGATGGGCTTTCCACTCTAGAGGACGAAGGTTTTCACTGTGATAGGCTTTCCACTTTTTTGCCTGCACAGTGTGTGGGGTGTGGCTCATATGTTTAAAAAACCTTCtaggtggccgggtgtggtggttcatgcctgtaatcccagcactttgggaggctgaggcgggtggatcacgaggtgaggagtttgagaccagcctgaccaacatggtgaaaccctgtttcttctaaaaaatacaaaaatcagctgggcgtggtggcacgcacctgtagttccagctactcaggaggctgaggcaggagaattgcttgagcccaggatgagacgagatcacgccactgcactccagcctggtgacagagcaagactccgtctcaaacaacaacaacaaaaactttctaGGCTagactgggcctggtggctcatgcctgtaaccccagcactttgggaggtggaggcgagaggatcgtttgagctcaggaatttgaggccagcctgggcaacacactgagacccacaggcacacgcctgtggtctcagctacttgagagcctgaggcaggaggatcccttaagcccgggagttcaaggctgcagtgaactatgatcacaccactgcactccagcctgggcaacagagcgagatcttgtttcttaaaacaacaacaaaaacaacctcCTAGGTGAGTCTAGTGTGCAGGCAGGCTGAGATCCATGCGGCTAGAAACCCTTATGTTCATTTTAGTCATAAAACAGTCCTGTCAGCCTATCGCCCcatttctctgttcctttttaGCCAAGCAAACTATGTCCCAACACCTGTTCTTAGAAATAAAGTTACTGGAACCCAGCCACGCCCACTCACTTACAGACTGTCTTGGCTGTTTTCCCTGTAACAGCAGAGCATCCAAGGTGCCTGACAGAGACCATATGCCCTTAAACCTCAAATACGTCCTCTCCAGCCGTTCAACAGTAAGCCTGGCCTCCGTCCTGGGTTCAGCCTTCACTTCCTCAACTCCCCTATCCTCCCGGTCCTGAATCCACTGCAACTGTCCCCACTTTGCCTCCCAGTAGTATCAGAAGCTTCCCTCCCTTGCTCCCTCTCCTGGACACCCTTTCTTGGCTTCTTCCTAGGTAAGAAATGTGGGGTAGGGCTAAAAAGTGTGGCCTCTGGAATGATGGAGGTGACAGAACCTTCCTCATAGGGTGTTGCTGGGAGGATGGAATGAATCAACAAACACAGAGCATGTGAGCAGTGCCCGGCCCACTGTGCCTGTGGGGCAGCAACGACCATGGGCTCAAGGCTCCCCCTGCGTTGGCCCCCTACctctccatctcagctcacgcCACCCCCTCACTCTCTACTctgctccagcctccctggcCCTCAGGCACTCTCAGGTCGCTTCTCCTGAGACACCTGCTGGTTGGTCTACTGCGTAAACGCCAGCCTGTCCACCTGCTGCCACCCCTAACCCCCCGCAAGGCTGGCTTCTCTGTGTGACTCAAGTCTCAGCTGAACTAGCACCTTGGAAAGGTGTTCCCTGCACTCTCCTGTCTAAGATCCCAACCCCCAGCACATTATCTTGGTTTACTGAGTGCCCAGCTCCCATTACCATCAGAAATTACCGTTCCTGCATTCACAAAGTCACTGCTGCTCCCCACGCTCTCCCCCACACACTCTAGAAAGCCAGCTCCATGAGCCCAGGGCCCCATGGCTGTCCTGTTCACCAATGACCTTCTCGGCCGAGAACAATGCACTACTCACAGCAGGCATTCAACAAACATGCACAGAAGAGAGAGGCGAGGAAAGGATCCCCTACTAAAGCAGGCATCTAAAAATTTTTGCAAAACATGactttaaacagaaaaaagggctgggcgcggtggcacatacctgtaattttagcattttcggaggcagaggcaggcagatcatgaggtcaggagttggagaccagcctggccaacatggtgaaaccccatctctactaaaaatacaaaaatcagctgggtctggtggcaggcgcctgtaatcccagctactcgggaggctgaggaatgagaatcacttgaacctgggaggtggaggttgcagtaaaccgaggccgcgccactggattccagcctgggtgacacagcaaaactctgtctcaaaaaaaaaaaaaaaaacaaaccccagaaaacaaacaacaaatggAAAAGAGGCTTCAGACAGGAATGTGGCTGTTGCCTATGACACAGGTGCTCGTGAGGACAGGTGACTGCCGACGCACTGGCAGCCCTAGGCCTGCCCGTGCCCAGCCTCACCTTCTCGCCACTGTCTCGCAGCTGCTGTAGCTGCTGTAACTGTCGCAGCCGGCGTCCCTTCTCCAGCTGCTTCTGCAGCTCCAGCTCCGCCTCATCCTCCTCCAGCACCTGCGGGGACCCCGGCGGTGGAGCTCCACCTTCCTCTGGGGGAAAGGCAGGGGATGCCTGCTCAGACCATCTCCTCCAACCCGTGGCTCCTGtccctgcccctcccacccccagccggGCCCTCACCCTCATCACTGATGTCCATGTTCTCCACTCGGGTGTCGTCCGACGGCAGGGGCTGAGGCACaggctccttctcctcctccacctcggACACTCGgcggcgaccccgtccccgcAGTCTGAGGGAAGGAGGCCTCTCTGGTAAGCACCAGCCCCCAGGCCACCCCAGCCCAGCCATCTCACCCCACCATCGTGTCCAAGCCCACCTGGAACCAAAGTCCCCATCCTGAGTCTGGTCCCCGAGAGGCAGCAAGTCATCCGCCCGCACTAccacctccttctccttcttgcgGATTTTCTTCACCCTCCGCTTGGTCTTTTTAAAGGTCACCTGAGGGGAAGAGGGGCGAGACATGGGGCGGGGGCAACGGAAAGGCAGGCCACTACAAGCCCTCGAGCGTGAACGCCTCTTTGGTGTTCCTCTGTGCTAACCACTGTCCTGAGCGCTTCCCACACAAGAGCAACACGTGGGGTGGTTACTATCTCAATTCCACTGGTGAGCTAGggaaactggggcacagagaggttaagtacctTCCCCAAGGTTGCCCAGCTCCTAGGTGGGAGAGCTggacagtctggctccagagtcctgCTCTTATCCACTGAGCAAGACGCCTACCGCACCAGCTGTCTACCTGACGTTCACACAGTCACTCTGCGGACAGAATCCACGCAAACCTTTTCAGTCACCCCCCACCTACGCTGTCACTcatcctcacagcaacctcagGAGGTGGCTCCTGTCATTGCCATTCCAGATGGGGCGCCCCAGGCTCACAGTTAAATGGCTTACCCAAGGCATGAGCTGGCAGCATGGCAGAGCCAAAACAGACTGGGGCCCATCTGGCTCAGCAGCCCTGACCCGTCCACACCTGGTGCCTCCCCCGGTTGCCATTTAGTGCTCGCCCACAAGGCCAAGCACTTTGTGAACACAAATACTCGCCCTCTCTTCTCAGTGCCTGTAGGCAGTGCAGGAGCCCCGGGGGGAGGGAGAATCGTGACCCCGAGTATAAGGCGCGGGAGGGCTCACCATCTCCTCAGGCGTGAGGTATTCGGAGGCCAGCCGGGGCCCCACCGTGCTCAGGGACTGAGCCTGTAGCCGCAGCTTGGCCCGGATCTCCTCCAGCTCCCGCTCCCGCAGGCCATCAGCTGTGCCGCCCTGCTCCAAGCGGAAGGAATGCGGCCGCTCCCCTTCAAGCTCTTCGTCATACTTGGACAGGATAGAGCGAGGTTTTTGCTGCAAGGCAAGAGGTACAGATTGGGACCCAGGCTGGCTTCTGAAAAGCCACTGAGCCACCACCTCCTCCGAGCCCCCATTCCCGACATTCTCCGTCTCAGCCCCCCACCGCCCAGCCTGCCCGGGCCGTGCCTGCGCCAGGTCGTCCACGCTCTCGTCCTCGGCATAGGGCAGGTAGTCAGGCTTCTTCTTCCGCAGCTCCACATTTTTCTCTGCCCGCTCCTTATCCACCAGGTTCACGTTCACCAGcacgtcctcctcctcctgcagcaCGCCTGGGGATAGCACAGAGCAGTGGCCATTCACACTTGTCTGCAACTCAGCAgaggctgtgcccccacccaggGCACCCAGCTCGCATCACCTTTGTCCTTGAGGGTGAGGATCATGGTCTCCCCTTCTCGGAAGGAATCAATGGCATGCTCCACGGTGAGGCCCTGCAGGTCCCGGGCACTGTACAGGTCCTAAGGGAAGAACTGGCGAGTCAGAAACCTCCCTCCACGCACCCAACCTTGGGATTCCAGTAGCAAGGTCACCAATGCCCCCTGCACCATCCACCCTGGCTGCTGCAGCCTCACCTGCCGCCTCTGCCCGAACTCCTCCTCCACCAGAGTGCTGACACCAAACTCTTGGTCCATCTCCTCCAGTAACTTGGCCTATGGGACAGGGAGGGGTGACCTAGGACCTCAGGCCACTCAGCATCACCAGAAAACACTCAGGGCTCTACCAAGCGGAGTGCAAAAAGGGCAGGCCTTGCAGGAAAGCTGCTGAGAATCCAAAGTGGATGCTACTGACCACGGCCCTTCCCCTCTCCGAGCCCCGTCTCACCTCTCTGGGGTCGGTCCCTGCCTCAGTGCCCAGTCACACCACCAGAAGCACTAGGCGACCACCTCATGCTGCCCAGGTGCTCACCCTCTTCTCTGCCAGGTCCTTCTCCTTCTGCAGCTGCCGGCTCCTCTCGATCCAGGCTGCAGTGTCATCCAGCCAGGGGTCATCCTCTCCTAGGGTCTTTATCTTCCTGAAGAGGGGAGAAAGTGATGTTCGAGGAGCCCAgctcctgctccccaccccactcaAGAGGCAGCCAAGGACGgtggcctccccagcccttcCCTTGCCTGCCCTGGCCTGGACCCCTCACCCCAGCTTTTGGTTCAGCAGGCGCTTCTCCTTGGCAGCCGCCAGCTTCTCCCGCAGCTCCTCTCGCTGTCGCAAGGCCATAGGGTTGATGACATCAGCTGTCACGGGCTCCTCCTTGGTGCCCGCCTCTGGAAGGGGGGCCCAGACGTGAGGCTATGCCCGCCCATGgctggtggggagaggagggagccaCTCACCCTGCCCCCTTCCAGCTCAGGGGGCCAGAAGGGGTCAGGACAGGAAGGAACAATCCTTCACCTCCCTGCTCCCACGTCATCCCCACACTCCTGGCCAACCCATGCAGCACGACAGGACCCTCTGTGGCTTCCAAAGCCCCTCAAATCgtgctttaaagaaaaacaacaaacccACCCCCGCACAGCCCAGTCTACAGCAAGTGTGCACATCTTCCAGTCCATCTAACAACTCCTCACAACCAAAGTGAGTATGCGACGGCCACGGCTCCAACTCAGAGAGCAGGCGGAGCCCCAGATCCCCATTATACCAGCAAGGAGGGACCTCATGCCTTCCGGCAAATATGCATGTGTAAGACCACTAAACACTGCTGAACCTGCCCTCTAACCCCACCCTCTTCAAAGACCCCTTCAGATGGCCTCTTTCCCCCAAACCCTATTCTCAGCCCCATACTCACCCTTCTTGATGGCATTAACCTCCAAGGGTTTCAGCCCCAACTTTGCCCGGAGTTTACTGAGAACAAGAGATACAAGTGTTAGGGGCTATCAAAGACACAGGGTGCCATGTGCATTTCCAGACAGACAGGAGGAGAAACAGGGTGGGAGTGAGTGGTCCCAAACACACAGTCGGCCCCAGGCAGCCTAGGACACTGGGAAGGGTCCTGGCCTCCAAAGCAGGAACCATGGGCGCCAGCCTGGTCTGCGTCTAACCAGTGAATGCCACCTTACTCTTAggttttagttttctcttctataaCTCAACTGTTGGCTAAGATGATTTAAACAATCTTTCCAACTCCGATTAGCACACTTTCATGTGAGAAAGCCTCCCCCATGCTGGCCCCAGAGCCACCTCTCTTAGAAAAACAAAGTAGAAGCAAGGGAGACAGTACTCACTTAGTCTCCTCGATGCTGAGTGAGGAGGCATCGCCTGAGCTAGTTTTGGAGCTGGCAGCTGGAACAAGAAGAAGCATGGCTCAGGAGCTGAACACAGGGCCAAGAAGCCAGCATCGTTGGCTCTAGCTACAGGATCAAAGATGAGGGCCCCTCACCAGCACCTGGGCCTGCTGAAACACCAGAAAACAGCAGCTTCTTCCACCAAAGCTCCCCAGCAGCTCCTCTGCCCGAGTCCAGTCTCAGAGCCCTGCCTCTTCTGCGCACCTTCCTTTCCCGACCCAAGACATCCAAAATGCTGTAGTCACCACTCTGCcctctacttttttctttcattttttttaagagacaaggtctgggctgggtatggtgggtcatgcctgtaatcccagcactttgggaggctgaggcagatggatcacgaggtcagaagttcgagaccagcctggccaagatggtgaaaccccgtctctactaaaaatataaaaattagccaggcacagtggtgcgcacctgtaatcccagatactcgggaggctgaggtaggagaattgcttgaacccaggaggcagagcttgcagtgagctgcgatcgtgccactgcactctagcctaggcaacggagcaagactttgtctcaaaaaaacaaaacaaaacaaaaaaacaacgcTTCCTTTCCTGCATTCCCATCCCACATCCTACCTTCTCCTTTATCTTAAAGGCTTCTCTCTCCACCTGGGCCCTGGATCCCAACCTCTCCAGGCTCCCCAAGGTCACCAGCCTCCTCGTTTCTAAATCTAATGGGTTCTTTTTGGTTCTGGTTTTGCTTGATCTCCTGTGGTATGTGGCACTGCTGATCACTCCCTCCTTCTAACAATACTCTCTTTCCAAAGTTCCCATGACACAAAGGTTTTCCTGCCTTTTTGGTTACTCTGTCTCCTTTTTTTGGTAACATCTTTCTCTGCCGACTACTAACATAAGGGCATTTCTCAGGTTCTAGTCCTGACCCCCGCTTTTCATGTCACATTCTTTCAGGTGCTTCACTGGCCACCCAGATACTGACTCCCAATGGCTTTATCCAGTCCAAACTCTGGATTTCCCCATTACCATCAACCTTGACAACCCCAAAAGTGAACtatctccccccacccccgctcCAAATCTGCTTCTCTTCCCTACTCCTCAATTTCAGTAGAAATGACACCCACTACCTATCTGGCTGCTCAAGCCAAAAGTCAAGGAGTCATCCTCCATTCCTTCTTCCCACCCTCATACAAGTGCTGAGTTCTGTTCATTCCTCCTCCAAAACACCTCTCCAACCTGTCCACTTCTCTCAATCCCACTGCTGCTGCCTTGGTGCAGGCCACCATCAGCCCTCCCCTGGCCTATAGCCCTCCTGGTTTCCTGGTCTCCAGTTCTGACTACCTTTGACTAAGTTCTCAATCCAGTGATGTTTACAAAATACGGATCTGAGCAACTCACTCCTCAACTCACATCCATGGCTCCCTACTCTCCTCAAGACAATCTACAGTTCTTAACACAGCCTACAGTACAGGGCCCTTTGTGTTCACATCCCTATCTATCTTACTCCCTCATTTCTCTACCATGGGCCCTACACGATTCGTCCAATACCAGGTTTTTCTTGCCTCTGTATATGCTGACACtacttcattcactcattcaacatatttattgagaaacTCATTGTACCAGACAACTGAGGAAAACAGAAGctctctgtcctcaaggagctaaGTGGAGAAAGTCAACCTCTATTCCCAAACAACCGTagaaagacttttttctttttgagacagagtctcgctttgctgcccaggctggagtacactggcgggaccgcagctcactgcagcctctaactcctgggctcaaaggatcccgTAGAAGACTATTTTAATAGAGTTGATAGACAGCTTGGGGGTTTCCTGGCCTAGAGAGCTTCGCCGACACTGCGCGCACACCTAGACCCACGCGTCCCGGGACCTCTGCCCGACCCGCCCCCTGCGCAGGCCCCGCCTCCTCACCGGCCTCGTAGCCGTCATCGCGCTTCTCGCGCTTCACGCGCCGCTCCGAGGGCTCTGCCTGGCTGCGCTCCCGCCCGTGCGTGCTGCTCCGGGCCTCAGCTTCGGCCCCGCGCCGCCCGCTCCCGCGCTCGCCCCCACGTTCCCGGCTCCGCTTCCGTCGTTCGCCACCGCTACCGCCACTGCCGCCACTCCGATGCTTGTGTTTTTTGTGTTCCCGGTGCCGCGGCGGCTGCTCGGTGGCGCCCCCAGTGCCGGCTGCCGCCGTCGTCCCGGCCGCCTCCTTCTCTCCGCGATGCTTCTTGGACGACCCCATAGTGGCACGTCCACTCCGAGCCCGGCTGCCGCCGAGCCCAGACAACGCAAAATGGGAATACTTCCGGGTCGCTCGGCAGCCGCTGTCGTGTTGCCGGAAACTAAGAGCGGCTGCTTCCGTCGCTCGCCTTGGAGCCTGCCCTAAAGGCTCATGGGAAGGCCGGTGTCAGCGCTCGACTGCACTTTCGCGCGGTCTCCGGTCGGGTGGGTTCTTTGAGCCAGTGGCCCCATTGCGCATGCGCTCCTCAAGGGAGGCGGTATTAACCAGGAGGTGGGATCCCAGAACTGGAAAGACTTAGAGCCCGTTAAGCCTGTGTCTTCGTGGCTGGAAGTTCCTCCCCGGTCTCCCTGCGCTTGCACTTCACCGGCAACGGGGTGTTCACTACCTCACGGTCTTTCCGTAGACACCTCCCTCCTACAATGGGCGCTCGCTTAGTGGACTCCTAGGGTCGTGTCTCCAACGGGTGTTGTTTTCGCGAGATCTCCAGTTCCACAGCCCAGCTTCAGACCCGCTATAACCAGTATCGTCAGGGAACCTTTCCTTCCCACGttccctgttttttttgttttgttttgttttgttttttcccttgagataggatctcactctgttgcccaggctggagtgcagtggcgcgatcacagcgcactgcagcctcgacctcctgggctcaagtgatcctcccacctcagccttcccagtagctgggactacgagcGTAAGCTACCACCccctttaatttttgtatttttttgtaggtgGTTGGTGGGCGGGGAGGGggtcactatgttggccaggctggtctcgaactcctgagctcaggctatccacccgccttggcctcccaaagtgctgagattacaggcatgcgccactgcgcctggccctggaTTGGATTTTTAAAACCTGCGCCCCGTGAACTGTTAAGACTGTTAAGGAGCTCCACACGGGCGTCAGTGTATCCCTGGAACCCCTGAAATTGAAtgcaaaatgtggcacatctgtGTGTATGAGTTTTTTTCTTGAGGAGAGCAGCCCTAACTTAAAACTACTGGGACTTAAAACCCCAGTGCAGGccctgcgcggtggctcacgcctataatcccagcactttgggaggccaaggcaggcgaatcacgaggtcaagagatcgagaccatcctggccaacatggtaaaaccccgtctctactaaaaatagaaaaattagctgggtgtggtggtgcgcgcctgtagtcccagctactcaggaggctgaggcaggagaatcgcttgaacctgggaggcagtcgttgcagtgagtcgagatcacaccattgcactccagcctggtgacagagcgagtctccgtcttaaaaaaaaaaaaaaaaaaaaaaaaaaaaaaggcccagtgCACACAATCCCAATCTCTCCTGAAACCCCTCCCCTCACCCAACGGTTGCTCAGTCTTTGGCTCTCTGTGTGGTGCAACTCAGCATTAGGATATGTTGTATGCACCCCTTTAAGGATCCACCCCCTCTCCCACTCACTGGGCGTCCTCAGAGGCAGGAGTCATTCCATCTTATTCACGCTTGAATTTATAGGACCCAACATATACATTGGAGATGGGGTGGAGAAGTCACAGCTCTTGCTCTTCGAGATGTCCCCACTCCTCAGGAGCAGAGAAGGGGCTGTGTGTGCTGGGTGGGGGGAACCAAAAGAGCCAAAGCTCCTGGTGCGGAGGGGGTGCGGGGACAGAGCTAAGCCTGCTGCCCACCCACCTGCCACCTCCAACTTCCAACCCATAgcctccaccacccccaccaccagaAATCCCACACTGTGTTTGCCATAAAGCCTTTAATTTTATCTCAGGGACTGCACTCCGGGTCCAGGCTGGGGTTGTAGTGCCTGTCAGGCTGGCTGCCGGTGGGTTCTGTCCTTGGGGGCCTCTGAGGAGAGTGCTCCATTCTCACCCCCATTGACCTGTGGCTCCTTCAAGACACAGATAGAGGCCCCTGACTCTGCAGCTCCCACCCCCTGCCCAAGGAAACAACTGGCAATGTGGCTTCAAACCCTGCTTCAGTGCTGGCttgctgtgtgatcctgggcaaaGTGACTCTCTCTTCTCGAGTCTCACTTTCCTTATTGTCAAGTGGGCCTCATAATCCCTGCTCTGTACCAGGTTATTCTAAGGCATGGGGTGACCAGTGTGGTGGTGCCAGCCCCTAATGAGGGACTTGGTGTGTGGCCGCTCAGATGGTTGCAGAGTCCCAGACTGGCTCTGCAGCTTGTTTGCTTCTGTGTCCTTAAAAAAGGCCCTGCCCCTCAGGTCCTTAGTTTCCTCATGAGAAGTAGGAATGACAACCCTGGCCTTGCGTTCCTCTGGGCTCTCTGCCTGTCCTGGGGGAGGCCCTCCAGAGCCCAGAGTGCTGGTGTGGGCGCCCCTTCCCGCAGCAGCATGGCAGAGCCAGTTCTTGACCTGACGGGGAGACTCACCTGGGTTTCCTGGGGGTGCCCTCTCTGTCCACCTTTCCTGCCTCAGACAGCAGCTGCTCCTCATCCAGCCCCAGTGCTGACAGCACCTGGGAGAAGCGCCGAGTGACAGTGAGCCGGGCATTGGcctgaggagagagaagagggctTCCTGCTCTGCACCAGGGCTGCCGAGGGCAAGGTGGGGCTCAGGTTACTGATGGGGTCCCAGGGATTCCAGAGGGCAGCAGCCCTGGGATCCTATCTGCAGGGACCTACTCGCATCCTGCTTCCCTACCCACTCAGCCAGCTCTTCACAGGGGGCAGCTATGTGCTTGCCCAGGTGCCAGCCTCACCTGCATGGCCTGCTG
Coding sequences within:
- the SART1 gene encoding U4/U6.U5 tri-snRNP-associated protein 1 isoform X1; this encodes MGSSKKHRGEKEAAGTTAAAGTGGATEQPPRHREHKKHKHRSGGSGGSGGERRKRSRERGGERGSGRRGAEAEARSSTHGRERSQAEPSERRVKREKRDDGYEAAASSKTSSGDASSLSIEETNKLRAKLGLKPLEVNAIKKEAGTKEEPVTADVINPMALRQREELREKLAAAKEKRLLNQKLGKIKTLGEDDPWLDDTAAWIERSRQLQKEKDLAEKRAKLLEEMDQEFGVSTLVEEEFGQRRQDLYSARDLQGLTVEHAIDSFREGETMILTLKDKGVLQEEEDVLVNVNLVDKERAEKNVELRKKKPDYLPYAEDESVDDLAQQKPRSILSKYDEELEGERPHSFRLEQGGTADGLRERELEEIRAKLRLQAQSLSTVGPRLASEYLTPEEMVTFKKTKRRVKKIRKKEKEVVVRADDLLPLGDQTQDGDFGSRLRGRGRRRVSEVEEEKEPVPQPLPSDDTRVENMDISDEEEGGAPPPGSPQVLEEDEAELELQKQLEKGRRLRQLQQLQQLRDSGEKAGIQWRGLGLLQPPPPRDGVSPCWPGWSPTPDLMICLPLPPKMLKLQVVEIVKKLESCQRGWEEDEDPERKGAIVFNATSEFCRTLGEIPTYGLAGNREEQEELMDFERDEERSANGGSESDGEENIGWSTVNLDEEKQQQDFSASSTTILDEEPIVNRGLAAALLLCQNKGLLETTVQKVARVKAPNKSLPSAVYCIEDKMAIDDKYSRREEYRGFTQDFKEKDGYKPDVKIEYVDETGRKLTPKEAFRQLSHRFHGKGSGKMKTERRMKKLDEEALLKKMSSSDTPLGTVALLQEKQKAQKTPYIVLSGSGKSMNANTITK
- the SART1 gene encoding U4/U6.U5 tri-snRNP-associated protein 1 isoform X2 — encoded protein: MGSSKKHRGEKEAAGTTAAAGTGGATEQPPRHREHKKHKHRSGGSGGSGGERRKRSRERGGERGSGRRGAEAEARSSTHGRERSQAEPSERRVKREKRDDGYEAAASSKTSSGDASSLSIEETNKLRAKLGLKPLEVNAIKKEAGTKEEPVTADVINPMALRQREELREKLAAAKEKRLLNQKLGKIKTLGEDDPWLDDTAAWIERSRQLQKEKDLAEKRAKLLEEMDQEFGVSTLVEEEFGQRRQDLYSARDLQGLTVEHAIDSFREGETMILTLKDKGVLQEEEDVLVNVNLVDKERAEKNVELRKKKPDYLPYAEDESVDDLAQQKPRSILSKYDEELEGERPHSFRLEQGGTADGLRERELEEIRAKLRLQAQSLSTVGPRLASEYLTPEEMVTFKKTKRRVKKIRKKEKEVVVRADDLLPLGDQTQDGDFGSRLRGRGRRRVSEVEEEKEPVPQPLPSDDTRVENMDISDEEEGGAPPPGSPQVLEEDEAELELQKQLEKGRRLRQLQQLQQLRDSGEKVVEIVKKLESCQRGWEEDEDPERKGAIVFNATSEFCRTLGEIPTYGLAGNREEQEELMDFERDEERSANGGSESDGEENIGWSTVNLDEEKQQQDFSASSTTILDEEPIVNRGLAAALLLCQNKGLLETTVQKVARVKAPNKSLPSAVYCIEDKMAIDDKYSRREEYRGFTQDFKEKDGYKPDVKIEYVDETGRKLTPKEAFRQLSHRFHGKGSGKMKTERRMKKLDEEALLKKMSSSDTPLGTVALLQEKQKAQKTPYIVLSGSGKSMNANTITK